The following coding sequences are from one Terriglobia bacterium window:
- a CDS encoding M13 family metallopeptidase: MRFLKYSLVLLLSCASAFAQQTPQRGIELGDLDRKTDPCTDFFQFANGTWRANNPIPASMSRWSRRWQAGEAAKEQLKVILDEVSKKTDWPKGSVEQLIGDYYGSCTDEARINKAGLAPAQPFLAEIDAIKTPADLQKTLRHMHALGIFVPFGLVSQPDNHEPATTIATVFASGLGLPDRDYYLKTEKRFVDAREKYLVHVTNMFKLAGYDEAKAKAGATTVFEFEKKLAEASLDNVALRDPQATDHKTKFGDLKKLSAVMDWDAYFDAAKLLRADLNVNEPKFMQEVDRQLKETPVASWKTYLRWQFLHSTADGLSDPFVNENFAFYGQYLNGAKELKPRWKRCAEATDNLLGEALGQKYVEKYFSPEAKKRAQEMVQNILAAMHDTIEGLQWMTPDTKRKALEKLSTFNPKIGYPDKWKDYSAIKLGRESYWANQEAAVRWNVEEDRGLIGKATDRGRWGMTPPTSNAYYNPLLNEIVFPAGILQPPSFSVENADAVNYGGIGVVIGHEISHGFDDSGAQFDAQGRLNNWWTPDDLKHFEERTACVVKQFEGYYIEPNIHHNGKLVLGESIGDLAGAKIAYLAFKKAQKQHPAPTIDGFTPDQQFFIAWGQWRGDEIRPETQRVMIQGDPHPIAKYRVIGPVSNLSEFAEAFSCKAGTPMVRPPADKCEVW, encoded by the coding sequence ATGCGTTTTTTGAAGTATTCGTTAGTTCTGCTGCTGAGCTGTGCCTCAGCCTTCGCCCAACAAACCCCGCAACGTGGAATCGAACTGGGCGACCTTGACCGAAAGACCGACCCCTGCACGGATTTCTTTCAGTTTGCCAACGGGACGTGGCGCGCCAACAATCCCATCCCTGCGTCCATGTCGCGCTGGAGCCGCCGCTGGCAGGCCGGTGAAGCCGCCAAGGAACAGCTCAAAGTCATTCTGGATGAAGTCTCGAAGAAAACCGACTGGCCTAAGGGCAGCGTTGAGCAACTTATTGGCGACTATTACGGCTCCTGCACCGATGAAGCGCGCATCAACAAAGCCGGACTCGCCCCGGCGCAGCCGTTTCTTGCGGAAATTGACGCCATCAAGACTCCCGCCGACCTGCAGAAGACCCTGCGCCACATGCACGCTCTGGGGATCTTTGTTCCCTTCGGCCTGGTTTCCCAGCCGGATAACCACGAACCCGCCACCACCATCGCCACCGTATTCGCCAGCGGCCTCGGGCTACCGGATCGCGACTACTACCTGAAGACCGAGAAGCGCTTTGTGGACGCCCGCGAAAAGTATCTGGTCCACGTAACCAACATGTTCAAGCTCGCCGGTTACGATGAAGCCAAAGCCAAAGCCGGCGCCACAACCGTGTTTGAGTTCGAGAAAAAACTTGCGGAAGCCTCGCTGGACAACGTTGCCTTGCGCGATCCCCAGGCTACCGACCACAAAACGAAGTTCGGCGACCTCAAGAAGCTGTCTGCAGTCATGGATTGGGACGCTTATTTTGACGCCGCCAAGCTTCTCCGCGCCGATCTCAACGTCAACGAGCCCAAGTTCATGCAGGAAGTGGACCGCCAGCTCAAGGAAACTCCGGTCGCTAGTTGGAAGACATATTTGCGCTGGCAGTTCCTTCATTCCACTGCCGACGGCCTGTCCGATCCTTTCGTCAATGAGAACTTTGCGTTTTACGGCCAATATCTCAACGGCGCCAAGGAACTCAAGCCCCGCTGGAAACGCTGCGCGGAAGCCACGGACAATCTGCTGGGCGAAGCCCTGGGCCAGAAGTACGTGGAGAAGTATTTTTCGCCGGAAGCCAAGAAGCGCGCGCAGGAAATGGTCCAGAACATCCTGGCGGCGATGCATGACACCATTGAAGGCCTGCAATGGATGACGCCGGACACCAAGAGGAAGGCCTTGGAGAAGCTTTCCACTTTTAACCCCAAGATCGGTTACCCCGACAAGTGGAAGGACTACAGCGCCATCAAGCTGGGCCGCGAATCGTACTGGGCCAACCAGGAAGCAGCCGTCCGCTGGAACGTGGAAGAAGACCGCGGCCTGATCGGCAAAGCCACGGACCGCGGGCGCTGGGGCATGACGCCGCCCACCTCCAACGCCTATTACAATCCCCTGCTCAATGAGATCGTGTTCCCCGCCGGCATTCTCCAGCCGCCGTCATTCAGCGTGGAGAACGCTGACGCCGTCAACTATGGCGGCATCGGCGTGGTCATTGGCCACGAAATCAGCCACGGCTTTGACGATTCAGGAGCGCAATTTGACGCCCAGGGCCGCCTCAACAACTGGTGGACTCCTGACGATCTCAAGCATTTTGAAGAGCGCACTGCCTGCGTGGTCAAACAGTTTGAAGGCTATTACATTGAGCCCAACATCCATCACAACGGCAAGCTGGTGCTGGGTGAAAGCATCGGCGACCTAGCGGGCGCCAAGATTGCCTACCTGGCGTTCAAGAAAGCCCAGAAGCAGCACCCGGCCCCGACCATTGACGGCTTCACTCCGGACCAGCAGTTCTTCATCGCCTGGGGACAGTGGCGCGGCGACGAAATCCGTCCGGAAACGCAACGGGTCATGATCCAGGGCGATCCTCATCCCATCGCCAAGTATCGCGTGATTGGTCCGGTTTCCAACCTCAGCGAGTTTGCCGAGGCGTTTTCCTGCAAAGCCGGAACGCCGATGGTCCGCCCGCCGGCGGATAAATGCGAAGTCTGGTAG
- a CDS encoding sensor domain-containing diguanylate cyclase has product MSNEDREYTPSWFGTPSVLASFHQMLLANLYDGVYLVDADRRIISWNHAAEALTGYAAEEVVGRLCCDNFLAHVDDNGCKLCENGCPFTAALQDGQSHESEVYLRHKQGHRVPVSARVVPIIGDHGRVLGVAQIFSDLRARIMERRTLELAKLAFRDFLTGLPNRHYTDLKVHQAAQEMEEVGRAYGILMIDLDEFKRVNDHHGHAVGDDLLKSVAQTLQRSLRSEDLVGRWGGEEFLVIVADATPSGLHEVGERCRKLIAHSEVRVGAMGLWVTASVGGAILRKGDSVDAAIARADSLMYLSKKNGGNRTSVDLPSTESASRSGGGGTVWMELINPSFE; this is encoded by the coding sequence ATGAGTAATGAAGACCGCGAATACACGCCTTCCTGGTTCGGGACTCCGAGCGTGCTTGCATCCTTTCATCAAATGCTCTTGGCGAACCTCTATGATGGCGTCTATCTGGTGGATGCTGACCGGCGCATCATCTCCTGGAACCATGCGGCCGAAGCCCTGACCGGCTATGCGGCCGAGGAAGTCGTCGGCCGCTTGTGCTGTGACAATTTCTTGGCGCACGTGGACGACAACGGCTGCAAGCTCTGTGAGAACGGCTGCCCGTTCACGGCCGCCCTCCAGGACGGCCAAAGCCACGAGTCGGAAGTTTACCTGCGTCACAAACAAGGGCACCGGGTCCCGGTGAGCGCACGAGTTGTCCCTATCATTGGCGACCATGGGCGCGTGCTGGGAGTGGCTCAGATCTTCAGCGATCTGCGGGCCCGGATCATGGAGCGCAGAACGCTGGAGCTGGCCAAATTGGCGTTTCGCGACTTTCTGACCGGCCTTCCCAACCGGCATTACACTGACTTGAAAGTGCACCAGGCGGCGCAAGAAATGGAAGAAGTCGGGCGAGCTTACGGGATACTGATGATTGATCTTGACGAGTTCAAGCGGGTCAACGACCACCACGGCCACGCTGTGGGCGATGATCTCTTGAAATCCGTGGCCCAGACTTTACAGCGAAGCTTGCGTTCCGAGGACCTGGTGGGCCGCTGGGGCGGAGAAGAGTTTCTGGTCATCGTAGCCGACGCAACTCCATCCGGACTGCATGAAGTGGGCGAGCGTTGCCGCAAGCTGATCGCCCACTCCGAAGTCCGTGTGGGAGCCATGGGCCTTTGGGTGACGGCCTCCGTCGGCGGCGCCATCTTACGGAAAGGCGATTCTGTGGACGCGGCCATCGCGCGCGCCGACTCGCTTATGTATCTCAGCAAGAAGAATGGCGGCAACCGGACGAGCGTGGACTTACCCTCCACCGAGTCTGCATCGCGATCCGGCGGAGGGGGCACGGTGTGGATGGAGCTCATCAACCCGTCCTTTGAATAG
- a CDS encoding tetratricopeptide repeat protein, whose amino-acid sequence MLEKIPQRSAEQEFEFGVALANLSRWDEARHALVAGRQLAPQDKRFPSELAGIEFKQKKYGAAAAHLRRALRLDPKDEYANDFLATLYFVQGNVEAAVKYWNLLAKPRPAVVAVRNDPKLRIRPALLDHALAFSPASLLTLEELRTSEARMNNLEIFPSYRLDLVAGDDGKFDAVVRAEELNGFGNGKLDALLRTFSGLGNQEITPEYYNLKRSAINIVSGFRWDPDKRRGRISLSGPLGFRSPADPRWRYRLSVDVRNENWDIRNGFTGPAPVLESLNLRKEVGSVEISRLIGWRWKWTLGAEVSHRDFRNVVPVSSLGPVLTTQMLKEGYQLKETAALDAQLWRSAERRITLSSGLRSQAGRLWSPPAEAFEKLQASLEAHWLPDVKGDDYQTWWRLRGGKTFGDVPFDELFMLGLGADNDLPMRAHVGTRHGRKGSAPLGRDYVLSNWETDKKIYSNGIFAVKMGPFADAGRITDPDPLLTQRKLLVDVGAQAKVRILGVTVVLVYGKDLRTGNNEFFATLDR is encoded by the coding sequence ATGCTGGAGAAAATCCCACAGCGTTCCGCAGAGCAGGAATTCGAATTCGGCGTTGCCCTGGCCAATCTTTCGCGATGGGATGAAGCGCGGCACGCTCTCGTCGCCGGCAGGCAGCTGGCGCCGCAGGACAAACGCTTTCCCAGCGAACTGGCGGGCATCGAGTTCAAACAGAAGAAATATGGCGCCGCGGCTGCGCATTTGCGCCGCGCACTGCGGCTTGATCCCAAAGATGAATACGCCAATGACTTTCTGGCCACTCTGTATTTCGTCCAGGGAAATGTTGAAGCGGCGGTGAAGTACTGGAACCTCCTGGCCAAACCCCGTCCGGCCGTGGTTGCGGTTCGCAACGATCCCAAGCTGCGCATCCGTCCCGCGCTGCTGGACCATGCGCTGGCTTTCTCTCCAGCCAGCCTGCTCACGCTGGAAGAGCTGCGGACCAGCGAAGCCCGCATGAACAATCTGGAGATATTTCCCAGCTATCGCCTGGATCTGGTGGCCGGCGACGACGGGAAGTTTGACGCGGTGGTCCGCGCGGAAGAGCTGAACGGCTTCGGCAACGGCAAGCTTGACGCGCTTCTGCGCACTTTCAGCGGCTTGGGAAACCAGGAGATCACGCCGGAGTACTACAACCTGAAGCGTTCGGCGATCAACATTGTTTCAGGGTTTCGCTGGGACCCGGACAAACGTCGCGGGAGGATTTCGCTCTCCGGGCCGCTGGGCTTTCGTTCACCGGCCGACCCACGCTGGCGGTATCGCCTGAGCGTGGATGTTCGCAATGAGAATTGGGACATCCGCAACGGCTTTACCGGGCCGGCGCCGGTGCTGGAGTCGCTCAACCTGCGGAAGGAAGTGGGCTCGGTGGAAATCTCGCGCCTCATCGGCTGGCGCTGGAAGTGGACTCTGGGCGCTGAAGTTTCGCATCGCGATTTCCGCAATGTGGTCCCCGTAAGTTCGCTGGGACCGGTGCTCACGACGCAGATGTTGAAGGAGGGCTATCAGCTCAAAGAAACTGCGGCTCTCGACGCGCAACTCTGGCGCTCGGCGGAGCGGCGGATTACCCTCTCCAGCGGCTTGCGTTCGCAAGCGGGACGGCTGTGGTCGCCGCCGGCTGAGGCCTTTGAAAAACTTCAAGCATCACTTGAAGCCCACTGGCTGCCGGACGTGAAAGGTGACGATTACCAGACCTGGTGGCGCTTGCGCGGCGGCAAGACGTTTGGTGACGTCCCGTTTGACGAACTCTTCATGCTCGGCCTGGGCGCGGACAATGACCTGCCCATGCGCGCCCACGTGGGCACGCGCCACGGACGCAAAGGCAGCGCGCCGCTGGGCCGCGACTACGTCCTCAGCAACTGGGAAACCGACAAGAAGATTTATTCCAACGGAATTTTCGCCGTGAAAATGGGGCCGTTTGCGGATGCGGGCCGGATCACGGACCCTGACCCATTATTGACCCAGCGGAAATTGCTGGTGGATGTGGGCGCGCAAGCCAAGGTGCGCATACTGGGTGTGACCGTGGTGCTCGTGTACGGGAAGGACTTGAGGACAGGGAACAATGAGTTCTTTGCGACCTTGGATCGGTAA
- a CDS encoding SDR family oxidoreductase has product MRALIIGGTRNLGPSIVQALLEQGYEIAVFNRGQTPDDLPQEVERLRGDRSDPAQLRRAIGGRDFDLVVDTTLYTGVDAEAAVDVLSGRAGRYIFLSTGQVYLVRVGAQRPYKEDDYPGEVMAEPPKAHESDHANWLYGFDKRQAEDVFARAWQEKKFPYTSLRLPMVNSERDHYDRIYGYFLRLQDGGPILIPDEANLPVRHVYGEDVVQAILRLASQSDLGKGEAYNIGQDETVSLEEFLQLLAEIAGRPLKLARVPREKLDALQLLPDCSPFSGRWMSSLDNARSKRELGMEYTPLSVYVKKLVGHFAASPRRQIAGYEQRSTELGLSSNR; this is encoded by the coding sequence ATGCGCGCGCTGATCATCGGAGGAACACGGAACCTGGGACCGTCCATTGTCCAGGCTCTGCTGGAGCAGGGATACGAAATTGCTGTCTTCAATCGCGGCCAGACTCCGGATGACTTGCCGCAAGAAGTAGAGCGGTTGCGTGGCGACCGCAGTGATCCGGCCCAGCTTCGCCGGGCGATAGGCGGCAGAGACTTCGACCTGGTGGTGGACACAACTCTCTACACCGGCGTCGACGCGGAAGCTGCCGTGGACGTGCTCAGTGGACGCGCCGGTCGTTACATCTTCTTAAGCACCGGGCAGGTGTATCTGGTGCGTGTCGGCGCGCAGAGACCGTATAAAGAAGATGATTATCCGGGCGAGGTGATGGCCGAACCGCCGAAGGCGCATGAGTCCGATCACGCCAACTGGCTTTACGGCTTCGACAAGCGCCAGGCGGAAGATGTGTTTGCGCGCGCGTGGCAGGAGAAGAAATTTCCTTACACCAGCCTGCGCTTGCCGATGGTAAATAGCGAGCGCGACCACTACGACCGCATCTATGGCTACTTTCTGCGCTTGCAGGACGGCGGACCGATTCTGATTCCCGACGAAGCCAACCTGCCCGTGCGCCACGTCTACGGCGAAGACGTCGTGCAGGCTATTCTGCGGCTCGCCTCGCAAAGCGATCTGGGCAAAGGCGAGGCTTACAACATTGGACAGGATGAGACGGTGTCACTCGAAGAATTCTTGCAGCTATTGGCGGAGATCGCCGGGCGTCCGCTGAAGCTGGCGCGCGTGCCGCGAGAGAAATTGGACGCGTTGCAATTGCTGCCTGATTGCTCGCCTTTCAGCGGCCGATGGATGTCGTCGCTGGACAACGCGCGCAGCAAACGCGAACTGGGAATGGAATACACGCCGCTGTCCGTTTATGTAAAGAAGCTCGTCGGACATTTTGCCGCCAGCCCGCGGCGGCAGATTGCCGGATATGAGCAGCGGTCCACTGAACTCGGGTTGTCGAGCAACAGGTGA